TAGCCACATCAGTTCTACCACCAGGCCTTTTTCATTCATGCCACCATGCGGAAACTCTTTGCCAAATTGGTTAAATGTAATACTGCCACATTTTGATATCCATGTTATGGCTTTTTCACCAACGGGTGTAAAAGATGTTTTCTTCACACCTCGTGCATTGATCATTACCGCCCCGTTACCTGTTACCCAATCGTAGTTTCTGCCAAATACCAGTTGTCCATCTTTCTTTAATAAGAAGGTAGAGCAAGCATACAGAAAAGAGGAATATAAGATCAGGAAAAAGAGGGCAAGCGCTTTTCTCATACTATAAGTTACTAAACCTATATATAATTTAGAAGTTAATTAAGGATACCAGTTTGCATGTTTATAAGTTCATTTGCTCTAGAGTTCACCAGTAATTTAAGGAACTTGTAAACTTGTGAACAAGCGAACTCTTGAGCGTTTTTAAGGACGCTTTTTTTTATTTCTCAACTGTAGTTGCTTGTATCTTTTGCCTGACATAACACATTTGTCTAACCTGTTTTGCTAACATTGACTATATTTAGTCAAACTTGCTGCTGATGCCTAACCGTCGCTCTTTCTTACAAAAGGTAGGAATGGCTTCTGCCTCTGCCTTTTTTACTGCATTAACGCAGCCTTCGTGGGCCCGCCAACTGGATCGGGCTATGAACGAATACCATCTGTTATCAGCCGATCAATTGGCTGAAGAGGAGGATTTTTGGTATTACATACAGCAAGCCTTTACCGTTTCTTCTTCTATTATCAATCTCAATAACGGAGGGGTGTCGCCGGCACCTAAAGTTGTGCAGGACGCTATGAAGCGGTATTACGATCTCAGTAATGAAGCACCTAGTTATTTTATGTGGCGCATTTTAGATCAGGGCCGGGAAACGCTAAGAGCCAACCTAGCGGGGCTTGCCGGCTGCAGTGCAGAGGAAATTACCATTAACCGCAATGCATCTGAGGGCTTAGAAACTGTGATCTTTGGCTTGCCGCTGCAACGTGGCGATGAAGTGGTGGCAACTAAGCAGGACTATCCCAACATGGTCCATGCCTGGCAGCAACGCGAGATCAGGGATGGCATAAAAGTGAACTGGATCAACCTGGAGTTGCCTAGTGAAGACGAGAACTACCTGGTACAGCAGTATGTAAAGGCCTTTACTCCCCGTACCAAGCTGGTACACATAACCCATATGATCAATTGGAACGGGCAGGTAATTCCGGTCAGAAAGATTGCTGACCAGGCAAAAGCCAAGGGTATAGAAGTGTTGGTAGATGGTGCTCATACCTTTGCCCACCTCAATTTTAAAATACCCGACCTCAATGCCGACTATTTTGCTACCAGCCTGCATAAGTGGCTCTATGCACCTATTGGCAGCGGTATGTTGTATATAAAGAAAGATAAGATCAAGAACATTTATCCCTTATTTGCCGCCGACAACCCACATAAAGATGATATCCGGAAATTTGAAAACCTAGGTACTCGTCCCTTCTTTATTGAGCAGGCCATTGGTAAAGCCATTGAGTTTCACGATATGATTGGTGCCGAACGGAAAGAAAAGCGACTGCTGTATTTGAAGAATTACTGGATGGAAAAAGTAAAGGACCTGCCTAAGGTAAAGCTTCACACCTCTCTAAAAAAGGAATGGGGTGGGGCACTAGGCCTGGTATCGTTGGAAGGCAAAAAGCCAGCAGAATTGGACAGTTTTCTTTTTTCCAAGTATAAAATACACACCACCTCTATAGAATGGGAAAACATTCATGGGGTACGTATAACTCCCAATGTTTACACCACCACCAAAAACCTCGATGTTCTCGTTGAAGGCATTACCCAATTTGCCCGTAGTGTTTGAGGGAAAGAAGTGAGAGGAGTCCACGGTCGACAGACGACAGTCCATGAAAAGAGAGTTAATGGTCATTAGTCAATAAGTCATTGGTCAGTGAGTCATTAGTGAACCTTTAGTGAAGGTATATAGGAGGAGTAGAGGAGGATATACTCTGCAACTCCTCCGTAACTCCTCTATAACTCCCCGGAAAGTGACCACGGATTAATAGGATTTATAATGAATGAATGGGATCTCAGAGCGGGAGGTTCCTGTGCGTGAGTGCTCCCCTTTAGGGGTCGGGGGCTTGCTAGGGCCTGCCTCTCCTGTGGGTCTCTTGTACCTCTCCTGTACCTAGTCTGTACCTCTTCTGTACCTCTTCTGTAGGTAAGTCCGTACCAACTGCACAGAAAAAGCCCTCTACCTGCCTTCCACATTCACTACTCCTCCTATACTCATTCATTACAAATCCCTCCCTGCTTAATTATTCCCTTCTCGAGGCTCCTAGCTCATCGTTAATGGCTTTCTCCTGCTGGTACTAGTTCTATAATCTTAATTCTAACCTCTCTCATAACTTTCACAAGCCTTTTGGGCGAATACATTAAACTATTGCTCTGTTTTAGGGTTAAATTTGTAGAGCTAATATCCTAATGAAAAATGCTAAATCCTAAAGGAAAACTTATTGCGGTTGGAGGTGCTGAAGACAAAGGCACAGACCTGGAAACAGGGGAAATCCACCGCAACAACCTTAATTTTTTTGAACTGGGCATTCTGCGCCGCATTGTGGAAGAAGCCGGCGGCAATTCAGCCCGTATAGAAGTTATTACCACGGCTTCTACGATTCCCACAGAAGTAGGGGATAATTACCTGAACGCATTTGGCAAGATTGGTTGTGAGAATGTGGGTGTGATGCACATCCGTAACAGGGCAGATGCCACCAATGAAGAATATTTGAATCGTATTCGCCAATGCGATGCGGTAATGTTCAGTGGCGGCAACCAGCTGCGCCTAACAGCCACTTTTGGCGGTACAGAGTTCTTGAATATCCTGCTTAATCGCTTTCAGTACGAAAACTTTGTGGTGGCTGGCACAAGCGCAGGAGCCATGGCCATGAGCAATACCATGATCTACGAAGGAAATGCCACGCGTGCCCACCTGAAAGGGGAGGTGAAGATCACTACCGGT
This genomic interval from Flavisolibacter tropicus contains the following:
- a CDS encoding aminotransferase class V-fold PLP-dependent enzyme, which produces MPNRRSFLQKVGMASASAFFTALTQPSWARQLDRAMNEYHLLSADQLAEEEDFWYYIQQAFTVSSSIINLNNGGVSPAPKVVQDAMKRYYDLSNEAPSYFMWRILDQGRETLRANLAGLAGCSAEEITINRNASEGLETVIFGLPLQRGDEVVATKQDYPNMVHAWQQREIRDGIKVNWINLELPSEDENYLVQQYVKAFTPRTKLVHITHMINWNGQVIPVRKIADQAKAKGIEVLVDGAHTFAHLNFKIPDLNADYFATSLHKWLYAPIGSGMLYIKKDKIKNIYPLFAADNPHKDDIRKFENLGTRPFFIEQAIGKAIEFHDMIGAERKEKRLLYLKNYWMEKVKDLPKVKLHTSLKKEWGGALGLVSLEGKKPAELDSFLFSKYKIHTTSIEWENIHGVRITPNVYTTTKNLDVLVEGITQFARSV
- a CDS encoding cyanophycinase, yielding MLNPKGKLIAVGGAEDKGTDLETGEIHRNNLNFFELGILRRIVEEAGGNSARIEVITTASTIPTEVGDNYLNAFGKIGCENVGVMHIRNRADATNEEYLNRIRQCDAVMFSGGNQLRLTATFGGTEFLNILLNRFQYENFVVAGTSAGAMAMSNTMIYEGNATRAHLKGEVKITTGLGFIDDVIIDSHFEKRGRFGRLAQAVATNPSCIGLGLGEDTGMLITDGNRMEAIGSGLVIIVDGHEIQHSNVADIPEGNPISIENLKVHFCEKGNGYIRNSRKFLMEAKEGALIKKQIEVE